Proteins found in one Halobaculum sp. MBLA0147 genomic segment:
- a CDS encoding TenA family protein, producing the protein MTADAPEPSDESAPERFTDADADRFTDWLRARAEPDWTAAVDHRFTHEVASGDVADAVFRRYLVQDYAFVGDLVGLLGHAVGEAPDPATQSRLVDFLAVLTDDEDDYFRRSFDALGVPESARASPDLAPSTAAFVDLLGRAARAGGYAETLAVVVPAEWVYRSWATRAATEGGPERFYLAEWIELHANEGFSETVTWLREELDAVRPRLSPRREARVADLFCRTVTLERAFFDAAYDDVRDRE; encoded by the coding sequence GTGACGGCCGACGCACCCGAGCCGTCGGATGAGAGTGCACCCGAGCGGTTCACGGACGCCGACGCCGACCGGTTCACCGACTGGCTTCGCGCACGTGCCGAACCGGACTGGACCGCGGCCGTCGACCACCGGTTCACACACGAAGTGGCCAGTGGAGATGTCGCAGATGCGGTCTTCCGGCGGTACCTCGTCCAGGACTACGCCTTCGTTGGGGACCTGGTCGGCCTCCTCGGACACGCGGTCGGGGAGGCACCCGACCCGGCGACACAGTCGCGGCTGGTCGACTTCCTGGCGGTGTTGACGGACGACGAGGACGACTACTTCCGGCGATCGTTCGACGCCCTCGGGGTCCCCGAGTCGGCCCGGGCGAGTCCCGACCTCGCGCCCTCGACGGCGGCGTTCGTCGACCTGCTCGGTCGTGCCGCGCGGGCCGGTGGGTACGCGGAGACGCTGGCGGTCGTCGTCCCCGCGGAGTGGGTGTACCGCTCGTGGGCGACGCGGGCGGCGACCGAGGGGGGTCCCGAGCGGTTCTACCTCGCGGAGTGGATCGAGCTCCACGCGAACGAGGGGTTCTCCGAGACGGTGACGTGGCTCCGCGAGGAGCTGGACGCCGTCAGGCCGCGACTCTCGCCGCGCCGCGAGGCGCGGGTCGCGGATCTGTTCTGCCGGACGGTGACACTCGAACGGGCGTTCTTCGACGCCGCGTACGACGATGTCCGAGATCGAGAGTGA